The genomic region TCTCGTTCCGGTGGGTCCGCATCACGCCCTTGGGGTCGCCGGTCGTCCCGGACGTGTAGTTGATGGTGACGACTTCGTCCTCGTCCATCTCGGGGCGGTCGTACTCGCCGTCTGCCCCGTCGAGGACGGCATCGAAGTCCTCCCACTCGCCGGCGGACGAGTCCGCCGAATCGCCGCCCGCGCCGCCCGCCGAGACGCCTTCCACCGCGTCCGCGTCGTTGCAGATGAATATCTCGGTGGGGACCTCATCGCGGACAGCCTCGATCTTCTCGGCGTACTCGTAGTCCGCGACGACCGCTTTCACACCAGCGTCTTCGAGGATGTACGCGAAGTCGTCCGGTGTGAGCCGGTAGTTCAGCGGGGTGTGGACGCCGCCGAGTTGCATCGTCGCGTAGGCCGCTTCGAGGTGGTAGTGGGTGTTCGGGTCGAGGACGGCGACGCGGTCGCCTTTCTCGATGCCCCGCGCCTGGAGCGCCGCGGCGAGCCGGTCGACACGGTCGCCGAGTTCGTCGTAGGTGAAGCGTCGGCCGTCTGTCCCGACGACGGCCTCCTTGTCGCCGTACTGTCGCCGGGCGCGGTCGAGGAAGTCGGTAACGAGTAACGGTTTTCGCATGGCTGGCGCTACGGGCGACTTCCAATTATGTATGATTGATGGTTACAATGTCCGCCGGTATTGTGCCTCTTCGACGCGGTGCCTCCCTGTCCCGAACCCACCGTGACTGAACAGGCGGGCCGGTCGCTCCCTAGCGACTGACGGCGATTCGATATGTGGCGAGTGAGACCTCGGACGTCATCCACCCGACGAGCAAGAACGCGCCGAGGATGCAGAAGAACATCTCCCAGCCGGTCATCCAGATGGGGCTGATCCACGGCGCGTAGTGGCCCCACATCGTGGCGAACTCGGTCGCGTACCCCGACAGCGGCGTGCCCGCGAAGGCGGCCTGCACCGAGGTCCGGAAGGGGACACTGTCGCCGCCACCCGCGACGAGGTTCGCGCTGCCCGTGATGGGGTAGGTGCCGCTCGCGTTCATATCGCGGATGGTCGGCCCCTCCTGGACGGATTCGTCGCCGGTCCCGAGTCGCTCGGCGTCGTACGGTCCCCACGTCGCGTAGTACTCCCAGACGACCTCTCCCTTGGGCGTGACCTCCAGGATGCGGTGGTTGAGCGTGTCCGTGATGAGGGTGTTCCCGTTCGGGAGCCGGTCGGCGTCACGTGGCCAGTTGAGCGTGTTCTGGCCGACCATCCAGGTGCGGACCCACTCGCCGTCCTCGTAGGCGTACTCGACGACGCGGTTGTTGCCCGAGTCGGCCACCAGCATCGTCGGGGTCCCGTCGTCGCTGACCATGTAGTCGGGGTTGTGCTGTTCGTTCAGGATAGAGTGGTCGCCGTCCTCGCCGAGGCGATTCGTGATGTTCTTCGTCTCCATGTCGACGATGACCGCCTGGTCGAAGTTCCGCGGCGAGAGCAGCAGTCGCCCGTCACCGAGGGCGTCGACGTCGTTGCTGTGGGACCAGTCCGCGTTCATCCCGCCGTCGGTGTCCGCGGGGAAGTGGTCCCGGTACTGCCACCGCCAGGTCACCTCGTCGGTCGTCAGGTTGTAGACGACGATCTCGTCGGCGCTCGTCCCGTTCTCGCCGTCCCACGCGCGCATGTGCGAGATGACGAGTTCGTCCTCGCTCAGCATGTCGGCGTCGTGGGTGTCCTCGAACGGGAAGCGGCGCTCCCAGACGCGTTCGCGGGTCTCCGGGTTCAACTCGTAGATGAGCGTCTCACCGCCCCGGGGTGAGACGACGAGCAGGTTCCCGTTCGGGAGCGGGTCCACGTCGAAGAACCACGCGTCCTTGCCTGCGCTGCTGTTGTGTACCCACTCCGTGAGGCCGCGTTCACCGGCGGCCACGAGACGGGCGGGCTTCTTGTCGTTCGTCGAGCCGCGGAAGGTGAATCCCTGGACGCTCACGACGGTCGTGTCGCCGGCAGTGCTGGTCACCGTTCCGCGCTGGAGCGAGGGCTGGTCGGCGGGGTCGAACGTGACCGCACTGACCACCGCCGGGGCGAAGAGCGCGAGGACGAGGACGACCACGAGGGCACGGAGAATCCGGGAGTCTATGGCGGGGAGTTGTCGCACGAGCGCCATTCAGGGAAGCGGTTAAGTGTATCTTACGAAGCCCGCATCGTTCACCACTCCGTGATGGCCCCGGCACCCTGGGTGTACCAGAGGGAGCCGAAGAAGGTGAGCACGCCCGTGAACGCCGAGGCCCCGCCGACGAAGAACACCCACTGCATGCCGACCTGGGTCATGAGGAAGCCACCGAGCATCGGCGCGCCGACGCTGCCCGGCCGCCAGACGAGTTCGCGCACGCCGAAGCTCGACGCCACCCCCGCGCCGTCGGTGCCCTCGTCGGCGAACAGCGCCATGCTCGCCGGTTCGCGGAAGGAGTCGGCGATGCCCAGTAGCATGTTCAGCCCGACGAGGACCGGGAACGCCGCCGAGAGTTCGCCCACGATGGGATACACGGCGGGCAGATTCAGTGCCGCGCCCACCGCGGGTGAGAACGGAACCAGCACCGCGACGACCGCGTACATCGTCCCGCCGACGAGGACGAACAGCGACCGGCCGAACCGGTCCGAGAGCGTGCCGGTGTAGGGCTGGAGCAGCATGTTCGTCAGCTTCTCGGAGGTGAGGACGACGGCCACGGCGAGACCGGCTTCGGTGTAGCCGAGGCCACCCTGTGCCGCCGCGACCCCGGCGTAGATGGGGACCCACGTCCGGACGAGGGTCACCGCGACGGCGTACTGGGCTCGGAAGCCGGTCAGGGTGAGGATGCGGTCGTTGAGCGCGAGGTCGGAGAACGGGAACCCCTCGATACGGGTGTCGTCGGGCTCGAGACTGAACCAGACGCCGACGGTCGCGATGGCCATCAGCGCCACGATGAGGGCGTAGATTGGCGTGAACCCGAACTGTTCGTAGAGGAGGCCCGCCGAGATACCGCCGAGGATGGCGGCCGCGAAGCGCCAGGCGTTCGCCTTCCCGATGTAGTTCGCACGCTCGTCGTGGGCGGCGAGTTCACCGACCATCGAGAGCGACATGAGGCCCGACCCGGTGACGGCGATGCCCTGTATCCCCCGGACGAGGATGAACTCCAGGCTCGCGCCGTCGAAGATCGAGATGGCCGCGAACCCGAGGTAGGCCACGAGGCTGACCACCAGACTGAACAGCAACACGTCGCGCTTGTCGTAGCGGTCGCCGGCCCATGCGAGGGGGACGACCGCGACCGTCTGGGCGATGGTGAACCCCGAGATGAACAGTCCGACGACCAGCCCCGACGGGTCGAAGATGTTGATGTAGAACGGCAGCAGCGTCGACAGGGTGACGAGGCCGAACCCGGTCGCGAAACGGGTGAGATAGAGCGCGTAGAAGCGAGAGTCGTCGGTCACTGCCCGAGGCTCCGGCAGTCCGAAACAAGTCGGTTCCGGTTCCGGCTGTGGTTCGGCTCAGGCCGTCACGGCGACCCGGTCCGCGAGCACGTCGAAGCCGCGGTCGAGGTCGGCGATGAGGTCGTCGATGTGCTCGATACCGACGGAGACGCGGACCAGCGTGTCGGTGATGCCGAGGGCCTCACGCTCTTCCTTCGGGAGCGGTTCGTGGGTCATGCCTGCGGGAAGCTCGATGAGGGACTCGACGCCCCCGAGTGAGACCGCGAGCGTGAACTCCTCCAGGGACTCGAGGAACGCCTTCGCGTCGGTGATGTCTCCCGCCAGTTCGAAGCTCAGGACGCCACCGTAGCCGTGCATCTGCTCGCTCGCGAGGTCGTGTTGCGGGTGGCTCTCGAGGCCGGGGTAGAACACGCTCTCGACGAGGTCGTGGTCCTCGAGGTACTCCGCGATGACCGTCGCGTTCGCCTCGTGCTGGCGCATGCGCAGGGGGAGCGTCTTGATGCCGCGCATGAGGAGGTAGCTGTCGAACGGGGAGAGCATGTCACCGAGGCCGATCTGCTGGATGAAGGTGAGCTGGTCGGCGAGTTCGTCGTCGTTCATGATGACCGCACCGCCCACGGAGTCCGAGTGGCCGTTGAGGTACTTCGTGGTGCTGTGGGCGACCACGTCGGCCCCGAGGTCGAGCGGGCTCTGGAAGTACGGGCTCATGAAGGTGTTGTCGACGCCGAACACCGCGTCCGCGTCGTCGGCCAGCTCCGCGATGGCCCCGATGTCGCACATCTTCATCCGCGGGTTGGTCGGCGTCTCCATCCAGACCATCGTGGTGTCGTCGGTGATGGCGTCGGCGACGTTCGCGGTCTCGGTGGCGTCGACGAAGGAGACGTCCACGTTCAGGCGCGAGGTGAAGAGGTCCTCGAACATCCGGCGGGTGCCCGCGTACAGGTCGTCGAAGG from Haloarchaeobius sp. HME9146 harbors:
- a CDS encoding aryl-sulfate sulfotransferase, with translation MRQLPAIDSRILRALVVVLVLALFAPAVVSAVTFDPADQPSLQRGTVTSTAGDTTVVSVQGFTFRGSTNDKKPARLVAAGERGLTEWVHNSSAGKDAWFFDVDPLPNGNLLVVSPRGGETLIYELNPETRERVWERRFPFEDTHDADMLSEDELVISHMRAWDGENGTSADEIVVYNLTTDEVTWRWQYRDHFPADTDGGMNADWSHSNDVDALGDGRLLLSPRNFDQAVIVDMETKNITNRLGEDGDHSILNEQHNPDYMVSDDGTPTMLVADSGNNRVVEYAYEDGEWVRTWMVGQNTLNWPRDADRLPNGNTLITDTLNHRILEVTPKGEVVWEYYATWGPYDAERLGTGDESVQEGPTIRDMNASGTYPITGSANLVAGGGDSVPFRTSVQAAFAGTPLSGYATEFATMWGHYAPWISPIWMTGWEMFFCILGAFLLVGWMTSEVSLATYRIAVSR
- a CDS encoding MFS transporter; translation: MTDDSRFYALYLTRFATGFGLVTLSTLLPFYINIFDPSGLVVGLFISGFTIAQTVAVVPLAWAGDRYDKRDVLLFSLVVSLVAYLGFAAISIFDGASLEFILVRGIQGIAVTGSGLMSLSMVGELAAHDERANYIGKANAWRFAAAILGGISAGLLYEQFGFTPIYALIVALMAIATVGVWFSLEPDDTRIEGFPFSDLALNDRILTLTGFRAQYAVAVTLVRTWVPIYAGVAAAQGGLGYTEAGLAVAVVLTSEKLTNMLLQPYTGTLSDRFGRSLFVLVGGTMYAVVAVLVPFSPAVGAALNLPAVYPIVGELSAAFPVLVGLNMLLGIADSFREPASMALFADEGTDGAGVASSFGVRELVWRPGSVGAPMLGGFLMTQVGMQWVFFVGGASAFTGVLTFFGSLWYTQGAGAITEW
- a CDS encoding PLP-dependent aspartate aminotransferase family protein, with translation MNDGEHPGRFETLAVSHGEEPTPGEPQVGDVVSPIHLASTFALPGLDTSMSLEDIDPDNGEFVYSRLSNPTRHALEKRLGALEGGKHAFAFSSGTAAIASVVMSVVRPGDHIVAFDDLYAGTRRMFEDLFTSRLNVDVSFVDATETANVADAITDDTTMVWMETPTNPRMKMCDIGAIAELADDADAVFGVDNTFMSPYFQSPLDLGADVVAHSTTKYLNGHSDSVGGAVIMNDDELADQLTFIQQIGLGDMLSPFDSYLLMRGIKTLPLRMRQHEANATVIAEYLEDHDLVESVFYPGLESHPQHDLASEQMHGYGGVLSFELAGDITDAKAFLESLEEFTLAVSLGGVESLIELPAGMTHEPLPKEEREALGITDTLVRVSVGIEHIDDLIADLDRGFDVLADRVAVTA